Genomic segment of Gopherus flavomarginatus isolate rGopFla2 chromosome 2, rGopFla2.mat.asm, whole genome shotgun sequence:
atcctgctgctgttcctgaagctccaccagatgccagagcatgtcagtttgatcacgcagcagccccagcgttgcatcccgccaccgcatatcttcctgcctacacctctgatcttcctgccgccacctctcatctcaagcatccctcctgtcctcacattggtctctcctgtcctcacattcactggcatctttcctgtaatttgataccacgtccttccactcgttcagatgagctctttcattgcgggtcacttccatgatttccgagaacatttcgtctcgtatcttttttttccgccagcttatctgagatagccttcgggatggagtagggaggcttgaaaaatttgcagctgcatgagagagggaaaaaaggaagagaagtatttaaaaagatacattttacagaacaatgcttatactctttcatggtgaacaacactattcaccttacatagcacatgtgatttcactacaaggttgcattttgcatcttaatattgagtgcctgcggctctggtgtcagagatctcacagatgcagaattcagcttgcatgcatccatggtaagccattgtctttcggcttctgcagcgtTCATGTatacagtgccctcctttcccaaataccaagcaaatcccattcagtgctgctgttttcctgttaacatgcagcagcagaagccactcccccatccaattctctgggatgatcactttacccctccccctaccacgtggctggtatcatggaagatcactgctagccaaacgcgagaaagctcagcgccaatcacacacacacacacaccaccgcttggctacctgcaaggaaggatttcttttaagcaacaggcaaacagcccagtaggaatggccatctctgtccccttaattaaattcctgaatttcaactagattaccatgaacaatatcactctcctgaggataacacagcaagataaagaacggatgttgcttgagtgccagcaatcactgggaccataaaCAGCTAGGCTTtgcatgcaatgatacccgattacttgctacatgcatggcatggtcaagtgtcctaccatggaggacggaataaagctgccctgcccagaaaccttctgcaaaggcttttggagtacctccaggagagcttcatggagatgtccctggaggatttccactccatccctagacatgttaacagacttttccaataactgtactggccatgaatgcatcccaagtcctcagggcaaattaatcattaaaaaacgcttgcgttaaaaccatgttttatagttacaaaggtacactcaccagaggtcgcttccatggcatcattgtctgggatagtggcttgggagggctgggagggtaattccgtcagggtgagaaaaagctcctggctgttggggagaacggagtgctgtgtgctctctgcaagctcgtcctcctcttcctcctcatcatcttccccgtctgcagaatcctcagccatggctgagattaccacctccacctcggaatccacggacaggggtggggtactggtggcggacccccttagaattgcatgcagctcagcgtagaagcggcatgttttcagccctgccccagaccttctgtttgcttctttggttttctgaaaggcttgtctgagctccttaactttcacatggcactgtactgagtccctggtgtggcctccctgcatcatggccttggaaattttttcaaatgttttttcatttcgtcttttggaacggagttctgttagcacggaatcctctccccatatagcgatcagatccagtacctcccatgcagtccatgctggagctctttttcgattctcaggagactgcattgttatctgtgctgatgagctctgcgtggtcacctgtgctggtgagctctccatgctggccaaacaggaaatgaaattcaaaagttcgcggggcttttcctgtctacctggccagtgcatccaagttcagatggctttccagagcagtcacaatggtgcactatgggatacggcccggaggccaataccatcgatttgctgccacactaaccctaatccgacatggcaataccgatttcagcgctactcctctcgtcggggaggagtacagaaaccagtttaaagagccctttatatcgatataaagggcctcgttgtgtggacaggtgcaggcttaaatcagtttaacgctgctaaattcgatttaaacacgtagtgtagaccaggcctcagggagTTGTACTGCCCTTGATGGAGCTGCACTGGTGATGAAGTGCTGATAAGAATTTTGTTCATGTAGTTGCAGTTATGAGGGTGAAGACACTCATTAAAATAATCTTACAGATTATCATCTTGggtttttgtcttcagctggaagtGATAATAACACATTTGTGTCCACCCTGCAATCTAACTTTGGAGTGAGATATGAGCCACAAACTATGCACCTACTCTGTCCTTTTTTTCTGCAAAAAGATGTAGCTATTATTTCTGCTTCATGGGCAACCTCCTGAGTTTGGGCACATGTGTTTTCTGGTATGTAAATTGCTTTCCTTCTCTTATTAAgattgtcagggttccttccccactctgaactttagggtacagatgtggggacctgcatggacacttctaagcttaattactagcttagatctggtacacagccaccatccagaattccagtgtctggagcactctctgtccccccaaaactttcccctccctgagttgccttgagggacttcaccaattccctggtgaacacagatccaaatcccttggatcttaaaacaaggagaaattaaccatcccctgtcctttcccctcaccaatccctggtgagtccatatccaatccccttggatcctaaaacaaggaaaaatcaatcaggttcttaaaaagaaagcttttaaagaaaaagtaaaaatcatctctgtaaaatcaggatggaaaatactttacagggtaatcagattcatatagcccataggaaccccctctagccttaggttcaaagttacagcaaacagaggtaaaatcctctcagcaaaaaaggaacatttacaagttgagaaaacaaaaataagactaacacaccttgcctggctattacttacaagtttgaaacatgagagactaattcagaaagatttggagagtctggattgacgtctggtccctcttagtcccaagagcgaacaacccccaaaacaaagagcacaaacaaaagacttccctccaccaagatttgaaagtatcttgtccccctattggtcctctggtcaggtgtcagccaggtttactgagcttcttaaccctttacaggtaaaagaaacattaatccttaactatctgtttatgacaaagataTTGACATGAATGTTTCTGGAGGATTGAAGAAAGGCTTAAATATTGAAATGAACTAGTCACCCTTGGGACTTAATGTTCTtatcttaattttgttttgttttgttagtgaAGACTACAAGCAGAAGGGGATATGTAGTCCTTGAAATTActatcaaatgaaatgtttccacAGCATTGAGATGTATTTAGTGCTAAAGAAGAGTTTAGGACTCATTTATTGTTTATTGGTGGTGAAAGATACCGTTTTTCCCCCCTTACACCAAAAAAATGGCTTTTGGATACTTGCACATGGCTATTCTCAGGGAAATTCTTTGTTATATTCTCACTTCAAATGCCTAATGACAAAAGGAGGGGGGATTATAAATATTCCCATCCTCTAGCATTATGTTCACTAAGGGATTGAAGTGGATAAACTGATCACTTCCATGTTCCTTATTGTCACAAGCATGTTCTATGCAAGAGAAAAGGGAGAGGTTGTGGGTATGAAGTTGAGCTGCCTGGCTCCAAAGAAGCTGCTGCAGTCTGTATGTTGGATGAGGGAAGAGAGAACCAGGGATCAATTTGGGATTCTGTGAAGACTAGAAGCCTTTTGGAGAGTGGGGAGGTCTTCATATATCCGTGTTTTTATATTAGATTTTCTAACTGAATTCATATGAAGAAAATGGCTCTGAAATTGCTTTTTGGACCAGCTATGGTGTTTTCAATGTGCAATTCACAGCTTTGTAAAGCAGTAGGAAAAACGTTGGGATGCCTAGAGCCTCAAAAGTTCTATGATATATTCAAACCAATTtctcttctattttattttattttattttaggcttattgttttctctctctctcctttaccccttcatgcttctagagcagaggtggccaacctgagcctgcgaaggagccagaatttaccaatgtacattgccaaagagccatagtaatatgtcagcagccctccTCCCAAaagctccccaccctgccccactcccagcatatcccacccactggcagccctgccaatcagtgcctccccctccttccctgcacatcctgatcagctgtttcatggtgtgcaggaggcttggggggcgggggaggaaggagCGAGGGCATAGCAGGCTCAGAGGAGGGCACAGGAAGgtgtggaatgggggcagggcctgtggcagagccaggggttgagcagtgagcacccccgggcacactggaaagttgacaCCTATAGCTCCAgtcccggagtcggtgcctatacaaggagccgcatagtaacttctgaagagccacatgtggctccagagcaacaggttggccacccctgttctagagccATGTTTCTCTCCCAGCTCCAGCAGAATGCTatcattccctccccctccccccatgctgtTCTTTCTGCTGTACTTCTGGTGGCAGGCGCATTTCTCTTCTGCAGGTTTCATGACTTCAGGCTCTCCTCCCTGTCTTCAGGGTTCTAGATGCAGTCCTGTAGAGGGCTGGAGTGAAGTGGGGGTTATTCAGCAAAGTGGGCAGCTACTCACTACCCTATGAGATTGGAGATCAAGCTGCACAGAGGTTTCCTCCCCTCAAGAAAAGAAGAGCTGATGCCCTCTTCATTTCCGGgtcagggctgggaggagggagaaagattCCCACACCAGACTTTAACCTCCAACACATGCCTCCAGAAATGGCCAGCTCACCATGCTGAGCGCAGTGCCTATGTAGGCCCTAATCCAGCAGTCCATCCCTGttccctattcagcaaaacagATGTTTAATGTTAAGCAAGCTTTACTGAAAAGAGAAGggtttaagcacgtgcttaaatgcttttctgtAGGAGGGCCATAGTGTGGTTGTGGGCCGTGTCCCTGCTGAGTGTATACACATTTCCCCTACACATCTATCTCCATGCCACTTAAAGGACCTGAAGGATTGAGCTCCCTCTGTACTAAGCCATTTTTGCTCTTACTGGAGCTAGTCAGCATACTGTCTCTAGATGCCTTCTCATCACTAACAATTGCCATTTCTTGCCTCACTATCCTCCTCTTCTTTCATTGCCATCGGGTTCTATACTAACAAGTTACAGGATAACGTCTCCTCTCTTTGCTTCAGCTACCTATCAAGAGCTATAGCACCtagaaacaaaacttttaaagaACTATTGCTGCTTGTCATAGATACAtcgagtttaaggccagaaggactcattagatcatctagtctgaccagtataacacagaccattatACTTCACTGAATTACCCTGTATTGAGCTCAGTAACTTgtctgactaaagcatatcttccaggcAGGCATCtggtcttgatctgaagactccAAGAGATGGAGAAGCCATCATTCCCATTGGtactttgttccagtggttaatgacCGTCGCTgtgaaaaatgtgtgccttatttctgatTTAAATTTGTCTGGTTTCATCTTCCTGCCACTGGTTCATATTGAGCCTTTCTTTGATAATTAAAAGAGCTCTTTAGTACCTGATGTGTTCTGGCCATGAAAGTACCTATATACTGTTACCAAATCACTTCTCAATCAGGTTGATAAACTAatcagattgagctctttaagggTAGGTCTACCCTGCAAAAAAAAGACCcttggcagtgagtctcagagcccgggtcaaCTGATTTAGGTTAACGGGGGCAAAAATAACGGTGTAGACTTTTGGGTTTGGGCTGGACCTCATCTTTAACACCTGTCCCACTCACTAGGTTTCAGCGTCCAGACTCCagccaagcccaaatgtctacactgctttttttttggttctgtAGTGTGAGCCTGAGTTACCCTCAGAGCCAGATTGGCTATGTCTATGCAAGGATTAAAAACCTGTAGCAGGCCCGGGTCAGCCTGTTTgggctgacttgggctcatggggctcaataattgctgtatagacatccgggctctggctggagcctagGAGTGTGGGGGTCTGGGAGTGTGGAgggtaccagagctcaggctccagcccacttCCTTGGTCTTTTAtgcctgtgtagatgtaccctgaggctTCCTGatgcttgtcttttttttttttctgtgtagacaTGCGTACCCTAAGTCTCTCACTGCAAGGTATTTTCTCTagtcctctaatcattttttgtgGTTCTTTTCTGCATCCTCTCCAACTTCTCcaaattttttaaatgatcatcctcaaagcattttacaaatatatacTATAGTTATGAATAACCTGGGCCAAGGTTTTCAGGAGTGACCAGTGATTTGGGGTGCTTCAaattttttgggtgcccaacctgagacacttTAAGGGTACCTGATCTCCAGGTGCTGCATGTACATATATACATGCTTTTCCTTCTAAAAGACAGCAGTCACCTATGGTACAGAGAATAGTAACCAAAAAGTGCTTAGCACAAAAGTAAAGCCAGAGAAGGAGGAGACTGTTTGGCTTAAGACACCAGGACAAACAGCTGTTCTTATTAAAGAACACATGGTGCTCTTCAGGTTTTCATAGCCGGGACATCTTTTTTTAAGCTTGCATATGAAAGACTCAAACACAGCAATCATGGATGTATGTAATtccgccccctgccctgcttgaTCCTGAATTTAAATCATAATGCTGAATTTGTGACGTCACTCTCAATCATTTCCACATGGCTTCTTTTGTAGGATCAAAAAGAAGGTGAAGTTCTCCTGTGTCAGGCGAAAAGCTGATTTTTTGGACAGAAAGATCATTCTGAGTAATTCATAATAATAGCAGGGAGACTACAAAGCAAATGCAggtaaatttattttttctttaaatatttacttTCCTTGAGTTCCCACAATAGGAGAAGGGTTCAGTTTTAAAGACATTGTGCTGTTGAGTAGAACCCAGACCTTCAAAAGCTgtggttgctttaaaaaaatgttaaacctATAACATTTTGAATGGATTACAAATTCTCAAAACAAGCTTCTAATAAATAAACCTCAGTCACAAACAGGGCACGATAATAGCACATTTGGTTACACAGCCTCATACTTCCATTTTCTCTGCTATGCTAGCTTTCTAAAGGTAGCGTTTTGGCTCTGATTGAATGAAAGGGCAAAGGTTACAGAATGTGAGGCTTTAGTAGCTAGAAGAGAGAACAGCTATTACAATGGTGGGGAAATGCAAGCCACTAGCTCTGAACATACAGAGTGGTGTGTGAAATTGACAAGTAGGAAGAGGATGTCATTTTATGAGTGGCCAAGAAATGAACTATGTGTCCAAGTATTTCTATTTACTCTATAATTGTTGCAAATATTGTAGAGATATTTAATACTAAGAAATTCTTAATATAATTATTTTGTTCAATATGACAACAATGGGAAAGGGGGCATTTGGGAGCTGAGCGTGTGTGTGTAAATGCTTCTATTGGATTTCCTAACGCAGCTTCTGGCAACTTATGTTAAAAATATTGTAACCAAAAGGCAATGTTCCCTGGAGATTGTGAGTCAAATCCTGCTCTGTGACCCTGGCATAAATGCAAAATAACTTTATTGGCTGTatgctgagagcagaattttcccCTCTAACACTGAGTACTGCTACAATGAATGTAGTTATTGCAAAAGTGCTAACTACTTTTAAGTGCAGTCTCCTCCTATCTATCTTCC
This window contains:
- the LOC127045281 gene encoding uncharacterized protein LOC127045281: MHWPGRQEKPRELLNFISCLASMESSPAQVTTQSSSAQITMQSPENRKRAPAWTAWEVLDLIAIWGEDSVLTELRSKRRNEKTFEKISKAMMQGGHTRDSVQCHVKVKELRQAFQKTKEANRRSGAGLKTCRFYAELHAILRGSATSTPPLSVDSEVEVVISAMAEDSADGEDDEEEEEDELAESTQHSVLPNSQELFLTLTELPSQPSQATIPDNDAMEATSAANFSSLPTPSRRLSQISWRKKKIRDEMFSEIMEVTRNERAHLNEWKDVVSNYRKDASECEDRRDQCEDRRDA